One window from the genome of Mucilaginibacter ginsenosidivorans encodes:
- a CDS encoding DUF1349 domain-containing protein: MRACNYSVALFFAAFISVNCYAQKPLKFLKIPYPLTWENKPLSYSMNASSITIEAGEKTDMFRDPNVTYNTDNAPKLVFKPDDNFVLTTCIEHHFVYKWDGGAIVLKADNLNWIKFCFEKDYTGRHRVVSVVTNNISDDCNSVAIAGDKVYYKIAKADNVITLYYSTDSKKWFLVRHLQFNAKGPLHLGFMAQSPTGEKNKVTFSEITYSNRKIKDPYAGE, encoded by the coding sequence ATGAGAGCATGTAATTACAGCGTGGCATTGTTTTTTGCTGCCTTTATCTCCGTTAACTGCTATGCGCAAAAACCTTTAAAGTTCTTAAAGATACCCTACCCGCTTACCTGGGAAAATAAACCTTTGAGCTATTCGATGAATGCCAGCTCGATCACCATTGAGGCTGGCGAAAAGACGGATATGTTTCGCGACCCGAATGTAACCTATAATACCGATAACGCGCCGAAGCTGGTTTTTAAGCCGGATGACAATTTTGTGCTGACTACCTGCATCGAACATCACTTTGTATACAAATGGGATGGCGGCGCCATCGTGTTAAAGGCTGACAACCTCAACTGGATAAAATTCTGTTTTGAAAAGGACTATACCGGGCGACACCGTGTAGTAAGCGTGGTTACCAATAACATTTCGGACGATTGCAATTCGGTGGCCATTGCCGGCGATAAGGTCTATTATAAAATTGCCAAGGCTGATAATGTGATCACCCTGTATTATTCAACCGATAGCAAAAAATGGTTCCTTGTAAGGCATTTGCAGTTCAATGCCAAAGGGCCGCTTCACCTCGGTTTTATGGCGCAATCGCCAACGGGTGAGAAGAATAAAGTGACTTTCTCAGAGATCACTTATTCAAACAGGAAGATAAAAGATCCTTATGCTGGGGAGTAA
- a CDS encoding DUF1801 domain-containing protein, which produces MQSPAKTPEEYIASLPPERKEAVSRIREAILKNLPAGFEETMGYGMLGYVVPHSIYAKGYHCDPKVPLPYMNLGSQKNFIALHAMCVYGNSKLHEWFAQEYPKHCKTKLDMGKACIRFKKMDDIPYALIGELASKLTVKQWIDICEQAVKR; this is translated from the coding sequence ATGCAATCTCCGGCCAAAACACCCGAAGAATATATCGCCTCGCTTCCGCCCGAACGGAAAGAAGCGGTTAGCAGAATTCGCGAAGCAATATTGAAAAATCTTCCCGCGGGTTTTGAGGAAACCATGGGATACGGCATGCTGGGCTATGTGGTACCACATTCCATATATGCCAAAGGTTATCACTGCGATCCGAAAGTGCCGCTGCCTTATATGAACCTGGGGTCGCAAAAGAATTTTATTGCTTTGCACGCCATGTGCGTTTACGGCAATAGCAAATTGCACGAATGGTTTGCACAGGAATATCCCAAACACTGTAAAACAAAACTGGATATGGGCAAAGCCTGTATCCGCTTCAAAAAAATGGACGACATACCTTATGCCCTTATTGGCGAACTGGCCTCCAAACTTACTGTAAAGCAGTGGATAGATATTTGCGAACAGGCA
- a CDS encoding glycoside hydrolase family 3 N-terminal domain-containing protein: protein MKKLLLPLLLLPLLSLAQQKSIYHKGWIDFNKNGKMDVFEDQSQSIDKRVADLLSQMTVEEKTCQLATLYGYKRVLKEEMPAESWKNEVWKDGVANIDEELNNLTSHTDAAPTQYSYPYSKHAAAINTIQKWFVEETRIGVPVDFTNEGIHGLNHDRATSLPAPIGIGSTWDKPLVRLAGDVVGREAKALGYTNVYAPILDPARDQRWGRVVECYGEDPFLIAELGKQMTLGIQEQGVASTLKHFAVYSVPKGGRDGAARTDPHVAPREMYQLYLYPFRRVIQEAHAMGVMSSYNDWNGEPITGSYYFLTELLRQKFGFKGYVVSDSEAVEFLYSKHHVAGDIKEAVRQAIEAGLNVRTNFTMPQTYIMPLRELVKEGKVSMKTLDSRVADVLRVKFELGLFDHPYVQDTKAADKIVHNEEAKAMGLRMNRESMVLLKNENSTLPLNKSAIKNILVTGPLAAATSYATSRYGPSHNPTASVLDGITKYVGSGTKVSYTKGCDIVDATWPESEIIETPLTTQEQASIDSAVNLAKQSDVIIAVVGEDENRVGESLSRTGLNLPGRQLKLIQALQATGKPVVMVMINGQPLTVNWENKYVPAILEAWFPGPESGRVIAETLFGDNNPGGKLSITFPKTVGQIEFNFPFKPSSQAGQGGPNSWGHTSVNGALYPFGYGLSYTTFDYSNLQVSPEKEHQQGDIKVTVDVTNTGRRKGDDVVELYLKQELSDVTIYDYDLRGFERISLEPGEKKTVEFTLHPNDLTILDKNMNWTVEPGKFQVMIGASSEDIKLKKEFEVEK from the coding sequence ATGAAAAAGCTACTGCTACCGCTGTTACTGTTGCCCCTATTGTCATTGGCCCAGCAAAAAAGCATTTACCATAAGGGCTGGATAGACTTTAATAAAAATGGCAAAATGGACGTGTTCGAGGACCAATCACAGTCCATTGATAAACGTGTTGCCGACCTCCTGAGCCAGATGACCGTTGAGGAAAAAACCTGCCAGCTGGCAACCCTATACGGTTATAAAAGGGTTTTGAAAGAGGAAATGCCTGCTGAATCGTGGAAGAACGAGGTGTGGAAAGACGGCGTAGCCAATATAGACGAGGAGCTGAACAACCTGACATCGCATACCGATGCCGCACCCACACAATACTCCTACCCTTACAGTAAACACGCCGCCGCTATTAATACTATTCAAAAATGGTTTGTAGAAGAAACGCGCATAGGCGTCCCCGTTGATTTTACGAATGAAGGTATACACGGATTGAACCACGACCGTGCCACCTCGCTGCCCGCCCCTATCGGTATCGGCAGCACCTGGGATAAGCCATTGGTTCGCCTTGCCGGCGATGTTGTTGGCCGCGAAGCGAAGGCTTTGGGCTATACCAACGTGTATGCACCAATACTCGACCCCGCCCGCGACCAGCGATGGGGCCGTGTGGTGGAATGTTATGGCGAAGATCCGTTCCTGATAGCCGAACTGGGTAAACAAATGACGTTGGGGATACAGGAGCAGGGGGTAGCATCTACACTCAAACATTTTGCGGTATACAGCGTGCCTAAGGGCGGCCGCGATGGAGCCGCCCGTACAGATCCGCATGTGGCGCCACGGGAGATGTACCAACTATATCTTTACCCCTTCCGCCGGGTAATACAGGAGGCGCATGCGATGGGCGTAATGAGCAGCTATAACGACTGGAATGGCGAACCCATTACGGGTAGTTATTACTTTTTGACCGAACTGCTGCGCCAAAAATTCGGTTTCAAGGGATATGTAGTGTCCGACAGCGAGGCCGTGGAGTTTCTTTACTCCAAACACCATGTCGCAGGGGATATCAAGGAAGCCGTACGGCAGGCCATTGAGGCCGGGTTGAATGTACGTACCAACTTTACCATGCCGCAAACTTACATTATGCCGCTGCGCGAATTGGTTAAAGAGGGCAAAGTATCGATGAAAACCCTCGACAGCCGTGTAGCAGATGTATTAAGGGTAAAATTTGAATTGGGGCTTTTTGATCATCCTTACGTGCAGGACACCAAAGCGGCCGATAAAATAGTACATAATGAAGAGGCGAAAGCAATGGGATTACGCATGAACCGTGAAAGTATGGTATTGCTCAAAAACGAGAATAGCACCCTGCCGCTGAACAAATCGGCCATTAAAAATATATTGGTTACCGGTCCGCTTGCTGCGGCCACAAGTTACGCAACCAGCCGTTACGGCCCGTCGCACAACCCCACTGCCAGCGTTCTGGATGGTATCACAAAATATGTCGGCAGCGGCACAAAGGTGAGTTACACCAAAGGCTGCGATATTGTCGACGCAACCTGGCCCGAAAGTGAGATCATCGAAACACCGTTAACCACACAGGAACAGGCAAGTATCGACTCGGCAGTCAATCTTGCCAAACAATCCGATGTAATAATCGCTGTTGTGGGCGAAGATGAGAACCGTGTTGGTGAAAGCCTTTCGCGCACCGGTTTAAACCTTCCCGGCAGGCAGCTGAAACTAATACAGGCATTACAGGCAACCGGCAAACCGGTAGTGATGGTGATGATAAACGGGCAGCCGCTTACCGTTAATTGGGAAAACAAATATGTACCTGCGATACTGGAAGCCTGGTTCCCCGGCCCCGAAAGCGGTCGCGTTATAGCTGAAACCTTGTTTGGCGATAACAACCCCGGGGGCAAATTATCCATCACCTTCCCTAAAACGGTTGGGCAGATCGAGTTCAACTTTCCTTTCAAACCTTCCTCGCAAGCCGGACAGGGCGGACCAAATAGCTGGGGGCATACCAGCGTGAATGGCGCTTTGTATCCTTTTGGTTATGGATTGAGTTATACCACGTTCGACTACAGCAACCTGCAGGTGTCGCCTGAAAAGGAGCACCAGCAGGGCGATATTAAAGTGACGGTGGATGTAACCAACACGGGGCGGCGAAAAGGCGACGATGTGGTGGAGCTATACCTGAAACAGGAACTAAGCGACGTGACAATTTATGATTACGATCTCCGCGGCTTTGAACGCATCAGCCTTGAGCCCGGCGAAAAGAAAACGGTCGAATTCACGCTGCATCCAAACGACCTGACTATACTCGACAAAAACATGAACTGGACGGTTGAACCGGGCAAGTTCCAGGTGATGATAGGCGCTTCGTCGGAAGATATTAAATTGAAGAAAGAGTTTGAGGTGGAGAAATAG
- a CDS encoding DUF2147 domain-containing protein: protein MMLKSLVFVFFILGGLRSSASMVPESDRICGKWLAAEKNLIVQVYKEGGQYRAKIIWFSDDPSYPMNEWRDSCNPDPALRTRKVLGMDVLRDLKYDESSNTWEEGMIYDAKHGREWNASVYIDRNGLLKVKGYWHFKFIGRTLVFKRVP from the coding sequence ATGATGTTAAAAAGCCTTGTATTTGTATTTTTTATTTTGGGTGGATTGCGATCATCAGCAAGTATGGTACCCGAAAGCGACCGGATATGCGGCAAATGGCTAGCCGCTGAGAAAAACCTTATCGTACAGGTTTATAAAGAGGGAGGCCAGTACCGGGCGAAGATCATTTGGTTCAGCGATGATCCTTCCTATCCTATGAATGAATGGCGCGACTCGTGCAATCCCGATCCCGCGTTGCGAACACGGAAAGTTTTAGGGATGGATGTGCTTCGCGATCTGAAATATGATGAAAGCAGCAATACCTGGGAGGAAGGAATGATCTACGACGCCAAACACGGCAGAGAATGGAACGCTTCTGTTTATATCGACCGCAACGGGTTACTTAAGGTTAAAGGCTACTGGCACTTTAAATTTATAGGGCGAACGCTGGTATTTAAACGGGTGCCGTAA
- a CDS encoding ROK family transcriptional regulator produces the protein MIIKRLYFDKAMSCAELSDLFDKSIPSIAKAINELIDEGFVVEQGYAPSSGGRRPLLYSIKPDAMYILAIAMDQLSTRIQLLDLFNHPVAEALSIDLKLPNNPEALGILVRNINQYISKAPASKNKIAGIGIGMPGFVNVLEGINYTYLDNGGKSLSQYLTEETGLPTHIDNDSSLIALAEQKFGIAKSQKDVMVINLGWGIGLGMIVKGEIYRGHNGLAGELSHIPLSDDDTLCACGKRGCLESAASMLVVSEKAIEGIRSGRVTSLKNADTSPTKALGDAIMEAAANGDQFAIELLTDAGYKIGKALAILIHIMNPKTIVLSGRGARAGKILMAPIQQSLHKYCIPRLAESTELLISDLGFDAELIGAAVLMMENFDKDHKVLVHA, from the coding sequence ATGATAATCAAGCGGCTTTATTTCGACAAAGCCATGTCATGCGCCGAACTAAGCGACCTTTTTGATAAAAGTATCCCTTCTATAGCCAAGGCTATTAACGAGCTGATAGACGAAGGTTTTGTGGTTGAACAAGGCTACGCCCCCTCGAGTGGTGGCAGGCGCCCGCTGTTGTACTCCATTAAACCCGATGCCATGTATATACTGGCTATCGCTATGGACCAGCTTTCGACCCGTATCCAACTGCTCGACCTGTTTAATCATCCGGTGGCTGAAGCATTATCAATAGACTTAAAACTGCCTAACAACCCTGAGGCGCTTGGCATACTGGTAAGAAACATCAATCAATACATAAGCAAAGCGCCGGCTTCTAAAAATAAGATAGCCGGTATCGGGATAGGGATGCCGGGGTTCGTCAATGTGCTTGAGGGGATAAATTACACTTATTTGGACAATGGTGGCAAAAGCTTGTCGCAGTACCTGACGGAAGAAACCGGCCTGCCTACGCATATTGATAACGACTCCAGCCTTATAGCTCTGGCAGAACAGAAATTCGGAATAGCTAAATCACAAAAAGATGTAATGGTGATCAACCTGGGCTGGGGCATCGGGTTGGGGATGATCGTTAAGGGTGAAATTTACCGGGGCCATAATGGGCTTGCCGGTGAACTGAGCCATATCCCGCTGTCGGATGATGATACCTTATGTGCCTGCGGTAAACGGGGCTGCCTTGAATCGGCAGCATCGATGCTTGTAGTTTCTGAAAAAGCGATAGAAGGTATCCGCAGCGGCAGGGTGACCAGTTTAAAAAATGCGGATACCTCGCCGACCAAAGCTTTAGGCGATGCCATTATGGAAGCCGCCGCCAATGGCGATCAGTTTGCTATCGAACTGCTTACTGACGCGGGTTATAAGATCGGCAAGGCATTAGCCATCCTCATTCACATCATGAACCCCAAAACCATCGTACTAAGCGGCCGGGGCGCACGTGCCGGTAAGATACTGATGGCGCCAATTCAACAGTCGCTTCATAAATATTGTATTCCAAGGCTTGCTGAAAGCACTGAGTTGCTGATATCAGACCTGGGGTTTGACGCCGAACTGATAGGCGCCGCTGTGCTGATGATGGAGAATTTTGACAAGGACCATAAAGTTTTAGTACACGCCTGA